Proteins encoded by one window of Bacillus sp. DTU_2020_1000418_1_SI_GHA_SEK_038:
- a CDS encoding manganese efflux pump MntP family protein, with amino-acid sequence MADLIGEILTLTIMAFALAMDAFSVGLGMGMYKLRLKQIFKIGVTIGFFHVWMPLIGMIAGRILSEKFGAIATYVGGGLLLILGIQMVWSGFQKEKESMITPVGLGLMLFGFSVSLDSFSVSLTLGIYGAKTLLVLTSFGVTATVLTWLGLLIGRKVQSWLGSYSEALGGSILFAFGIKLLLG; translated from the coding sequence ATGGCAGATTTAATCGGAGAAATACTAACACTCACAATCATGGCATTCGCTCTGGCAATGGATGCTTTTTCAGTGGGCTTGGGAATGGGCATGTATAAGCTCCGCCTTAAACAAATATTCAAAATTGGCGTGACCATCGGCTTTTTCCATGTTTGGATGCCCCTCATTGGAATGATTGCAGGAAGAATATTATCTGAAAAATTCGGTGCCATTGCCACCTATGTCGGCGGCGGGCTCCTGCTCATATTAGGTATACAAATGGTCTGGTCCGGATTCCAGAAGGAAAAAGAGAGCATGATTACGCCAGTGGGATTAGGCTTAATGCTCTTTGGCTTCAGCGTAAGCTTAGACAGCTTTTCCGTAAGCTTAACTCTAGGAATTTACGGGGCTAAAACATTGTTGGTTTTGACTAGCTTCGGCGTAACTGCCACCGTCCTTACGTGGCTCGGCCTGCTCATTGGCAGAAAGGTCCAGAGCTGGCTCGGCTCCTATAGTGAAGCTCTTGGCGGCAGCATCCTTTTTGCGTTCGGGATTAAGCTGCTATTGGGGTAG
- a CDS encoding L-threonylcarbamoyladenylate synthase, whose translation MNTKRWSVDKFVDDLESYPQTAQAADLLINNEVVAFPTETVYGLGGNAENSEAVGKIFAAKGRPSDNPLIIHIAEEHQLDDFAEDISDQAKLLIKEFWPGPLTLIFKKKEGKLSDQATAGLSTIAVRMPDHPVALAILKRCGLPIAAPSANRSGKPSPTTAEHVWEDLNGKIAGIVDGGPTGVGVESTVLDCTEEIPVILRPGAVTKEQLEAVIGEVSVDAALTDETQAPKSPGMKYRHYAPDAPLYLVDGSREFIQKLVDKKKEEGLTVGVLTTVENQNFYQADYVVPCGQRENLETVATYLYEALRKFNNTNADIIYSEMFPNEGVGVAVMNRLMKAAGHRVI comes from the coding sequence ATGAATACGAAAAGATGGTCAGTGGATAAATTTGTGGATGATCTCGAAAGTTATCCACAAACTGCACAGGCTGCGGATCTTTTAATAAATAATGAAGTGGTGGCATTTCCTACCGAAACCGTCTATGGCTTGGGTGGAAATGCAGAAAACAGTGAGGCTGTAGGCAAGATTTTCGCAGCTAAAGGAAGGCCGAGCGATAATCCGCTGATTATCCACATTGCGGAGGAACATCAGCTTGATGATTTTGCGGAGGACATTTCAGATCAAGCAAAGCTGTTGATAAAGGAATTCTGGCCAGGCCCGCTTACCCTCATTTTTAAAAAGAAAGAAGGAAAGCTGTCGGATCAGGCAACAGCGGGTTTATCCACAATTGCTGTGCGCATGCCGGATCATCCGGTTGCGTTAGCCATCCTGAAGAGATGTGGACTTCCGATTGCGGCACCGAGCGCAAACCGCTCAGGAAAGCCAAGCCCGACAACAGCCGAGCATGTGTGGGAGGACTTAAACGGGAAGATTGCGGGAATTGTGGATGGTGGACCAACGGGAGTGGGTGTGGAATCGACCGTATTGGATTGCACGGAAGAAATCCCTGTTATCCTGAGGCCGGGTGCAGTGACAAAGGAACAGCTTGAAGCCGTGATTGGGGAGGTTTCCGTTGACGCCGCGCTCACAGATGAGACTCAGGCGCCTAAATCCCCTGGAATGAAATACCGACACTATGCTCCAGATGCACCGCTTTATTTAGTGGATGGGTCAAGAGAGTTTATCCAGAAGCTTGTGGATAAGAAGAAGGAAGAGGGTTTGACCGTTGGTGTGCTAACAACTGTGGAAAACCAAAACTTCTATCAAGCGGATTATGTCGTACCTTGTGGACAACGTGAAAATCTTGAAACCGTTGCGACCTATTTATATGAGGCATTAAGGAAATTCAACAATACAAACGCAGATATTATTTATAGCGAAATGTTCCCGAATGAAGGAGTCGGCGTTGCTGTCATGAACCGCCTTATGAAGGCAGCGGGACATCGTGTGATCTGA